From a region of the Mytilus galloprovincialis chromosome 3, xbMytGall1.hap1.1, whole genome shotgun sequence genome:
- the LOC143068821 gene encoding protein dpy-30 homolog isoform X1, translating to MELFRYQNTAGSVAGDALTDQQSSTPLPSGVPENVQKIITSEKELQENPSKRPRVDLQSLPTRAYLDQTVVPILLNGMSVLAKERPPNAIEFLAAYLLKNKNQFE from the exons ATGGAACTATTTCgtt atcagaaTACAGCAGGTTCAGTGGCCGGAGATGCACTAACAGACCAACAAAGTAGTACACCTTTACCGTCAGGCGTGCCAGAAAATGTACAG AAAATTATAACTAGTGAAAAAGAGTTACAAGAGAACCCATCAAAAAGACCAAGGGTTGACTTGCAGTCATTGCCAACAAGGGCCTATCTAGACCAAACAGTGGTTCCTATATTATTAAATGGAATGTCTGTATTGGCAAAAGAAAG ACCACCAAATGCTATAGAATTCTTGGCAGCCTATTTACTGAAGAATAAGAACCAGTTCGAATGA
- the LOC143068821 gene encoding protein dpy-30 homolog isoform X2, protein MADDQNTAGSVAGDALTDQQSSTPLPSGVPENVQKIITSEKELQENPSKRPRVDLQSLPTRAYLDQTVVPILLNGMSVLAKERPPNAIEFLAAYLLKNKNQFE, encoded by the exons ATGGCAGACG atcagaaTACAGCAGGTTCAGTGGCCGGAGATGCACTAACAGACCAACAAAGTAGTACACCTTTACCGTCAGGCGTGCCAGAAAATGTACAG AAAATTATAACTAGTGAAAAAGAGTTACAAGAGAACCCATCAAAAAGACCAAGGGTTGACTTGCAGTCATTGCCAACAAGGGCCTATCTAGACCAAACAGTGGTTCCTATATTATTAAATGGAATGTCTGTATTGGCAAAAGAAAG ACCACCAAATGCTATAGAATTCTTGGCAGCCTATTTACTGAAGAATAAGAACCAGTTCGAATGA
- the LOC143068820 gene encoding purine nucleoside phosphorylase-like isoform X1, whose protein sequence is MTDSEHTQAGPSYEEVHEIAKTLEGKTKYRPTLGIVCGSGLGGLGDLVEEADIIPYDEIPHFPVSTVPGHMGKLVFGKLKGQIVVLMRGRLHCYEGYPMWKTTIPIRVMKALGVETLFLTNAAGGINPDFNTGDIMIIRDHIDFAGLSGECVLRGANDERFGPRFLATVGTWDDAMNELAEKAAKELGLGDILRRGVYVMIGGPTFETVAESRLLKNFGADAVGMSTVAEALVGRHMGMKVFGISLITDKCCLDYTTAKVTTHEEVLAIGQKRAKDLQSLALKILELMQ, encoded by the exons ATGACCGATAGTGAACACACACAGGCAGG tccAAGCTATGAGGAAGTTCATGAGATTGCAAAGACTCTAGAAGGGAAAACAAAATACAGACCAACACTAGGTATTGTTTGTGGATCTGGACTTGGAGGGCTTGGTGATTTAGTAGAAGAAGCTGACATCATACCCTATGATGAAATACCACACTTCCCAGTTAGCACAG TTCCTGGACATATGGGAAAGCTTGTGTTTGGGAAGTTGAAAGGTCAGATAGTTGTATTAATGAGAGGAAGATTACATTGTTATGAAGGATATCCTATGTGGAAG ACAACAATACCTATACGTGTTATGAAGGCTTTAGGTGTAGAAACCTTATTTCTAACTAATGCAGCTGGAGGGATCAATCCTGACTTTAACACGGGTGATATCATGATTATTAGAGACCATATAGACTTTGCTGGATTGTCTGGTGAATGTGTTCTCAGGGGAGCTAACGATGAAAG ATTTGGACCCAGGTTTTTAGCTACAGTTGGTACATGGGATGATGCTATGAATGAGTTAGCAGAGAAAGCTGCCAAGGAATTAGGACTTGGAGATATACTTAGACGAGGTGTTTATGTAATGATAGGAGGACCTACATTTGAAACTGTAGCTGAGTCCAGGCTGCTGAAAAATTTTGGTGCAGATGCAGTAG GTATGAGTACAGTAGCTGAAGCATTGGTTGGACGTCACATGGGTATGAAGGTGTTTGGTATATCACTGATTACAGATAAATGTTGTCTAGACTACACCACAGCAAAGGTCACAACACATGAAGAAGTTTTAGCTATAGGTCAAAAGAGGGCTAAAGATCTGCAAAGTCTAGCCCTTAAAATTTTAGAATTAATGCAATAA
- the LOC143068820 gene encoding purine nucleoside phosphorylase-like isoform X2: MWMGQGPSYEEVHEIAKTLEGKTKYRPTLGIVCGSGLGGLGDLVEEADIIPYDEIPHFPVSTVPGHMGKLVFGKLKGQIVVLMRGRLHCYEGYPMWKTTIPIRVMKALGVETLFLTNAAGGINPDFNTGDIMIIRDHIDFAGLSGECVLRGANDERFGPRFLATVGTWDDAMNELAEKAAKELGLGDILRRGVYVMIGGPTFETVAESRLLKNFGADAVGMSTVAEALVGRHMGMKVFGISLITDKCCLDYTTAKVTTHEEVLAIGQKRAKDLQSLALKILELMQ; this comes from the exons ATGTGGATGGGACAAGG tccAAGCTATGAGGAAGTTCATGAGATTGCAAAGACTCTAGAAGGGAAAACAAAATACAGACCAACACTAGGTATTGTTTGTGGATCTGGACTTGGAGGGCTTGGTGATTTAGTAGAAGAAGCTGACATCATACCCTATGATGAAATACCACACTTCCCAGTTAGCACAG TTCCTGGACATATGGGAAAGCTTGTGTTTGGGAAGTTGAAAGGTCAGATAGTTGTATTAATGAGAGGAAGATTACATTGTTATGAAGGATATCCTATGTGGAAG ACAACAATACCTATACGTGTTATGAAGGCTTTAGGTGTAGAAACCTTATTTCTAACTAATGCAGCTGGAGGGATCAATCCTGACTTTAACACGGGTGATATCATGATTATTAGAGACCATATAGACTTTGCTGGATTGTCTGGTGAATGTGTTCTCAGGGGAGCTAACGATGAAAG ATTTGGACCCAGGTTTTTAGCTACAGTTGGTACATGGGATGATGCTATGAATGAGTTAGCAGAGAAAGCTGCCAAGGAATTAGGACTTGGAGATATACTTAGACGAGGTGTTTATGTAATGATAGGAGGACCTACATTTGAAACTGTAGCTGAGTCCAGGCTGCTGAAAAATTTTGGTGCAGATGCAGTAG GTATGAGTACAGTAGCTGAAGCATTGGTTGGACGTCACATGGGTATGAAGGTGTTTGGTATATCACTGATTACAGATAAATGTTGTCTAGACTACACCACAGCAAAGGTCACAACACATGAAGAAGTTTTAGCTATAGGTCAAAAGAGGGCTAAAGATCTGCAAAGTCTAGCCCTTAAAATTTTAGAATTAATGCAATAA